A region from the Sulfurimonas hongkongensis genome encodes:
- a CDS encoding acyl-CoA dehydratase activase: protein MKYFAGIDIGSTAIKIAIVDENKKLAGHKISASGSMFYKYAKQALKDMLGELGVDEDRLVYTVATGYGRKLFKEADENISEITANAMGAMAAAASECDIKTIINIGGQDSKAISLDDEGNVVNFAMNDRCAAGTGKFLDVVAMNLEIEVDELGEYHFKSTGTPLAINSTCAVFAESEIIGLLGNDNSVEDIVAGVHYSIAKRIIKLIKRVGIKEGIYFDGGPALNIGLVSAIENELGKKIFIPAFPQITTSLGAAILAHESYEYENRA from the coding sequence ATGAAATATTTTGCAGGTATAGATATAGGCTCAACAGCTATTAAAATTGCAATTGTAGATGAAAATAAAAAACTAGCAGGACATAAAATAAGTGCAAGTGGAAGTATGTTTTACAAATACGCAAAACAAGCACTAAAAGATATGCTCGGCGAGCTTGGCGTTGATGAGGACAGATTGGTTTATACAGTCGCAACGGGCTATGGAAGAAAGCTCTTCAAAGAAGCAGATGAAAATATAAGTGAAATTACCGCAAATGCGATGGGTGCAATGGCTGCGGCCGCGTCAGAGTGCGACATTAAAACTATTATAAACATAGGTGGTCAAGATTCCAAAGCTATCTCACTTGATGATGAGGGTAATGTAGTTAACTTTGCTATGAATGACAGATGCGCGGCTGGAACTGGAAAATTTCTAGATGTTGTTGCTATGAATTTAGAGATAGAAGTTGATGAGTTAGGCGAATATCATTTCAAATCAACAGGTACACCGCTAGCAATAAATAGCACATGCGCAGTCTTTGCAGAGTCTGAGATAATCGGCCTTTTAGGCAATGATAACAGTGTCGAGGATATCGTAGCAGGCGTTCACTACTCTATAGCAAAAAGAATTATTAAACTTATAAAAAGAGTTGGCATAAAAGAAGGCATCTATTTTGACGGTGGTCCCGCGCTAAATATCGGCTTAGTAAGTGCAATCGAGAATGAGTTAGGTAAAAAAATATTTATTCCTGCATTTCCGCAAATAACTACATCTTTAGGTGCTGCAATACTAGCTCATGAATCTTATGAATATGAAAACAGAGCTTAA
- a CDS encoding efflux RND transporter permease subunit: MFNKIIKFFIENYRINYTLFFLIFAVGIYSYTKIPKEISPTIEPSSITIRGTYQGASVDSLNTMAVGEIEDEVKNIIGVESVSSVITPGKFSIVLELDKRVDKATVIRDVEDALSLIKVNLPSDMDDPVIRGVAHSRSIMHISIQSLSLPRERLKELSKNFKTKLLSIKNVSDVTIFGNSELFYEVLIDEKKVNAYNISMSEVLRLFSEVSYIFPLGKIDNTNEPYYISTHNDKKFSSEFENTTLNINNQQIVLKDIASISKKYEDASTLASMDGKNSITLAISQNPKGNAISIAEDINQLISKMKIDDVEFSVRMDSSTIIKDRLNIVISNILLGVLLITLLTAVLINIKMALVIALGIPTSFVIGAIYFYLTGHSININSLIGVLIAIGIIVDDAIVVSENIQQYIEKGYSAKDAAYLGTKEVAKPVMIASLTTIFSFIPLLMISGKLGEIVALIPIAFSALVIASLIESFIFLPLHATHILGSNSKTRSWKKANLLYQKVLSFLLKHQKSFLLTFIIIVPLLTFYGVQKSKFQMFQPFDDSSINITFKADPTTSLDDSLNIVQTLEKEILKEQKRFFVKHVSSTAGYRRSATGTTEIYPYVGYISLELHKMKPQNFVDKYITPYLSFYYDNKDRIRDISSQKISKDLRVWLKEQKYEEKFHLNSLMVVENKMGNTKADIRIGVVSDDYQKAIKAVRTIEDSFSQIQGIEYFGNNIKVGTDEIKLKINSYGEELGITEKLLGNYISKLYLSLKIATIYDGRELLDVKIKSLNFKDDLESFKRLEIPIQNDTYVKLEDICEFEKVTALEMLVKDDGHTSFYVFANVDPSKTTATEVLQKIEPTIQKLKDEGLELRLKGEAEQKRSMQSEMILASIVAMILIFISILYLFDSIRETLIVMSVIPFSLLGVYIGHFIMGFNISLPSLIGALGLAGVIVNDGILMMATIKTATNKDEIFTLAARRFRPIVLTSVTTIIGLSSLIFFATAQAVTFQPLAIAIGFGLLWGTVLNLFYLPTIYNFLHKYRKKT; the protein is encoded by the coding sequence ATGTTTAATAAAATTATAAAATTTTTTATTGAGAACTATAGAATAAACTATACTCTATTTTTTTTAATTTTTGCAGTAGGCATCTACTCCTATACAAAAATACCAAAGGAGATATCTCCTACTATTGAACCTTCTTCTATAACTATCAGGGGCACATATCAAGGAGCTTCTGTAGATAGTTTAAATACTATGGCTGTTGGGGAAATCGAAGATGAAGTAAAAAACATTATTGGCGTAGAGAGTGTCTCTTCTGTAATAACACCGGGAAAATTCAGTATAGTTCTTGAACTTGACAAGAGAGTAGATAAAGCAACAGTTATACGCGACGTTGAAGATGCACTCTCACTTATTAAAGTTAATCTACCGAGTGATATGGATGATCCAGTTATCAGAGGCGTTGCGCATTCAAGAAGCATCATGCATATATCGATTCAATCTTTGAGTCTTCCTAGAGAGAGATTAAAAGAGCTATCAAAAAACTTTAAAACTAAATTGCTCTCGATTAAAAATGTATCAGATGTAACTATATTTGGAAACTCAGAGCTTTTTTATGAAGTTTTGATTGATGAGAAAAAAGTCAATGCCTACAATATATCTATGAGTGAGGTTTTGCGACTTTTTTCTGAAGTCTCTTATATCTTTCCTCTTGGAAAGATAGACAATACAAATGAGCCTTACTATATATCAACACATAATGATAAAAAATTCTCTTCTGAGTTTGAAAATACCACCCTAAATATAAACAACCAACAAATTGTTTTAAAAGATATAGCTTCCATAAGTAAAAAGTACGAAGATGCATCAACTCTTGCAAGTATGGATGGAAAAAATTCCATCACACTTGCCATATCTCAAAATCCAAAGGGCAATGCTATTAGCATAGCAGAAGATATCAATCAACTCATATCAAAGATGAAGATTGATGATGTTGAGTTTAGCGTGAGGATGGACTCATCAACCATTATAAAAGATAGACTCAATATTGTTATCTCAAATATTTTACTTGGTGTTTTACTTATTACTCTGCTTACAGCTGTTTTAATCAATATAAAAATGGCACTAGTGATCGCACTAGGGATTCCTACCTCTTTTGTTATTGGTGCTATCTATTTTTATCTTACAGGGCACAGCATCAATATAAATTCACTAATCGGAGTTTTAATAGCTATAGGAATTATCGTCGATGATGCCATTGTTGTGAGTGAAAATATTCAGCAATATATTGAAAAAGGCTACAGTGCAAAAGATGCAGCATATCTGGGAACAAAAGAGGTCGCAAAACCAGTAATGATAGCCTCTTTAACTACTATATTTTCTTTTATACCTCTTTTGATGATAAGTGGAAAATTAGGAGAGATAGTAGCGCTTATACCCATAGCTTTTAGCGCACTTGTTATCGCTTCACTTATAGAGTCCTTTATCTTTTTGCCACTTCATGCTACTCATATTTTAGGCTCAAACTCAAAAACTCGCTCATGGAAAAAAGCAAATCTACTCTACCAAAAAGTCTTAAGTTTTCTCCTAAAACATCAAAAAAGTTTTCTGCTTACATTTATCATCATAGTGCCTCTTTTAACCTTTTACGGAGTTCAAAAATCAAAATTTCAGATGTTTCAACCCTTTGATGACTCTTCTATAAACATTACATTTAAAGCAGATCCCACAACTTCACTTGATGATTCTCTAAATATTGTGCAAACTTTAGAAAAAGAGATACTAAAAGAGCAGAAGAGATTTTTTGTAAAGCATGTAAGCTCTACAGCAGGATATAGAAGAAGTGCTACAGGCACAACTGAAATCTACCCATATGTTGGATATATATCTTTAGAGCTACACAAAATGAAACCCCAAAATTTTGTAGATAAGTATATTACGCCTTACCTTAGTTTTTATTATGACAATAAAGATAGGATCAGAGATATCTCCTCGCAAAAGATTTCAAAAGATTTAAGAGTTTGGCTAAAAGAGCAGAAGTATGAAGAAAAGTTTCATCTAAATAGCCTAATGGTAGTGGAAAATAAGATGGGAAATACAAAAGCAGATATTCGCATCGGTGTCGTTAGCGATGACTATCAAAAAGCGATAAAAGCCGTTAGAACTATCGAAGATAGCTTTAGCCAAATTCAAGGCATAGAATATTTTGGTAATAACATCAAAGTTGGTACTGATGAGATTAAACTTAAAATCAACAGTTATGGCGAGGAGCTAGGCATTACCGAAAAACTCCTAGGTAACTATATCTCAAAGCTCTATCTCTCTCTTAAGATCGCCACAATATATGATGGGCGTGAGCTTTTAGATGTAAAGATAAAATCACTCAATTTTAAAGATGATCTAGAGAGTTTTAAAAGATTGGAAATTCCTATACAAAACGACACCTATGTAAAGCTAGAGGATATCTGTGAATTTGAAAAGGTGACTGCTCTAGAGATGTTAGTCAAAGATGATGGACATACTAGCTTTTATGTTTTTGCAAATGTTGACCCTTCTAAAACTACAGCAACAGAAGTTTTGCAAAAGATAGAACCGACAATTCAAAAATTAAAAGACGAAGGATTGGAGTTGAGACTCAAAGGCGAGGCAGAACAAAAGAGGAGTATGCAATCGGAGATGATATTAGCATCTATTGTTGCTATGATTTTAATTTTTATCTCTATTTTATATCTTTTTGATTCCATAAGAGAGACCCTAATAGTAATGTCAGTCATTCCCTTTTCACTTCTTGGTGTATATATAGGTCATTTTATTATGGGTTTTAATATTTCTCTTCCATCTCTCATAGGAGCCTTAGGGCTAGCAGGTGTTATCGTAAATGATGGTATTTTGATGATGGCAACGATAAAAACCGCAACAAACAAAGATGAAATTTTCACTCTTGCAGCAAGAAGATTTAGACCAATTGTACTTACTTCTGTTACTACAATTATTGGTCTTTCGTCACTAATATTTTTTGCGACAGCTCAAGCTGTAACATTTCAACCTTTAGCTATTGCTATTGGATTTGGACTTTTGTGGGGAACAGTACTAAACCTCTTCTACCTGCCAACAATATACAATTTTTTACATAAATATAGGAAAAAAACATGA
- a CDS encoding TonB family protein — translation MNRYVSSFIISALSYLAIVVTLIYIVNIDTKVSTDTKVEDVRKVCFRVVAQAKPQKPKQEKITPKPKPKPKPKPKPKSKPKPKPVPQPIKEPIIEEKIVEETVIEEEVVEETIEEVQEQREEIVEETAVKEEEVLTEKQHEINQDILLAKQNKFINDLIKRINDNKSYPNMARRRGIEGLVDVKFKILSDGNVEGMKIVSGRSVFKKSALEAISKSFPVTVEEALFNFPKEFRVKLSYTLR, via the coding sequence ATGAACAGATATGTCTCATCATTTATAATAAGCGCGCTCTCATATTTGGCAATTGTAGTTACACTAATTTATATAGTCAATATAGATACAAAAGTAAGCACAGATACTAAGGTAGAAGATGTTAGAAAAGTATGCTTTAGAGTGGTTGCTCAAGCTAAACCCCAAAAACCAAAGCAAGAGAAGATTACGCCTAAACCTAAACCTAAACCTAAACCCAAACCCAAACCCAAATCCAAGCCTAAGCCTAAGCCAGTTCCCCAGCCGATAAAAGAGCCAATTATTGAAGAAAAAATTGTTGAAGAGACAGTCATCGAAGAGGAAGTAGTAGAGGAGACAATTGAAGAAGTACAAGAGCAAAGAGAAGAAATTGTTGAAGAGACAGCAGTAAAAGAAGAAGAAGTTTTAACAGAGAAACAACATGAAATAAATCAAGATATTCTCTTAGCAAAACAAAATAAATTTATAAACGATCTAATAAAAAGAATCAATGATAACAAATCCTATCCAAATATGGCTAGAAGAAGGGGGATAGAGGGTCTTGTGGATGTGAAATTCAAAATACTCTCAGATGGTAATGTAGAAGGAATGAAAATAGTCTCTGGAAGAAGCGTGTTTAAAAAATCAGCCTTAGAAGCGATCAGCAAAAGTTTTCCAGTTACTGTTGAAGAAGCACTATTTAACTTCCCCAAAGAGTTTAGAGTAAAACTCTCATATACTCTAAGGTGA